A stretch of the Neofelis nebulosa isolate mNeoNeb1 chromosome 1, mNeoNeb1.pri, whole genome shotgun sequence genome encodes the following:
- the SEPTIN8 gene encoding septin-8 isoform X2 translates to MVGQGTETGLTQNAEPEPRSLSLGGHVGFDSLPDQLVSKSVTQGFSFNILCVGETGIGKSTLMNTLFNTTFETEEASHHEECVRLRPQTYDLQESNVHLKLTIVDAVGFGDQINKDERPIVDYIDAQFENYLQEELKIRRSLFDYHDTRVHVCLYFITPTGHSLKSLDLVTMKKLDSKVNIIPIIAKADTISKSELHKFKIKIMGELVSNGVQIYQFPTDDEAVAEINAVMNAHLPFAVVGSTEEVKVGNKLVRARQYPWGVVQVENENHCDFVKLREMLIRVNMEDLREQTHSRHYELYRRCKLEEMGFQDSDGDSQPFSLQETYEAKRKEFLSELQRKEEEMRQMFVNKVKETELELKEKERELHEKFEHLKRVHQEEKRKVEEKRRELEEETSAFNRRKAAVEALQSQALHATSQQPLRKDKDKKNRSDIGVHQSGMSLSNSKVMMTKASVEPLNCSSWWPAIQCCSCLVRDATWREGFL, encoded by the exons AATGCAGAGCCAGAGCCCCGGAGCCTCTCCCTTGGTGGCCACGTGGGCTTCGATAGCCTCCCGGACCAGCTCGTCAGCAAGTCAGTCACACAGGGCTTCAGCTTTAATATCCTCTGCGTGG GGGAGACTGGCATTGGCAAGTCCACGCTGATGAATACGCTCTTCAACACGACCTTTGAGACAGAGGAAGCCAGTCATCATGAGGAGTGTGTGCGCCTGCGGCCCCAGACCTACGACCTCCAAGAGAGCAACGTGCACCTCAAGCTGACCATCGTGGATGCTGTGGGCTTCGGGGATCAGATCAATAAGGATGAGAG GCCCATAGTTGACTACATCGACGCGCAGTTTGAAAACTACCTGCAGGAGGAGCTGAAGATCCGCCGCTCACTCTTCGACTACCACGACACGAGGGTCCATGTCTGCCTCTACTTTATCACGCCCACTGGGCACTCCCTCAAGTCCCTGGATCTGGTGACCATGAAGAAACTAGACAGCAAG GTGAACATTATTCCCATCATTGCCAAGGCTGACACCATCTCCAAGAGTGAGCTCCACaagttcaagatcaagatcaTGGGCGAGCTGGTCAGCAATGGGGTTCAGATCTACCAGTTTCCCACTGATGATGAGGCTGTTGCCGAGATTAACGCAGTCATGAAC GCGCACTTGCCCTTCGCTGTGGTAGGCAGCACTGAGGAGGTGAAGGTGGGGAACAAGCTGGTCCGAGCACGGCAGTACCCATGGGGAGTGGTGCAGG TGGAGAATGAGAACCACTGTGACTTTGTGAAGCTCCGGGAGATGTTGATCAGAGTGAACATGGAGGACCTCCGAGAACAGACCCACAGTCGGCACTACGAGCTGTACCGGCGCTGCAAGCTGGAGGAGATGGGCTTCCAGGACAGCGATGGTGACAGCCAGCCCTTCAG TCTGCAGGAGACTTACGAGGCCAAGCGCAAGGAGTTCCTGAGTGAGctgcagaggaaggaggaagagatgaGGCAGATGTTCGTCAACAAAGTGAAGGAGACAGAGCTGGagctgaaggagaaggagagggag cTGCACGAGAAGTTTGAGCACCTCAAGCGGGTCCACCAGGAGGAGAAGCGCAAGGTGGAGGAGAAGCgcagggagctggaggaggagactAGCGCCTTCAACCGCAGAAAGGCCGCGGTGGAGGCCCTGCAGTCCCAGGCCTTGCACGCCACCTCGCAGCAGCCTCTGAGGAAGGACAAGGACAAGAAGAA CAGATCAGATATAGGAGTACACCAGTCGGGCATGAGCCTCTCCAACTCTAAGGTGATGATGACCAAGGCCAGTGTGGAGCCCTTGAACTGCAGCAGCTGGTGGCCCGCCATACAGTGCTGCAGCTGCCTGGTCAGGGACGCGACGTGGAGGGAAGGATTCCTCTGA
- the SEPTIN8 gene encoding septin-8 isoform X6, which produces MNTLFNTTFETEEASHHEECVRLRPQTYDLQESNVHLKLTIVDAVGFGDQINKDESYRPIVDYIDAQFENYLQEELKIRRSLFDYHDTRVHVCLYFITPTGHSLKSLDLVTMKKLDSKVNIIPIIAKADTISKSELHKFKIKIMGELVSNGVQIYQFPTDDEAVAEINAVMNAHLPFAVVGSTEEVKVGNKLVRARQYPWGVVQVENENHCDFVKLREMLIRVNMEDLREQTHSRHYELYRRCKLEEMGFQDSDGDSQPFSLQETYEAKRKEFLSELQRKEEEMRQMFVNKVKETELELKEKERELHEKFEHLKRVHQEEKRKVEEKRRELEEETSAFNRRKAAVEALQSQALHATSQQPLRKDKDKKNRSDIGVHQSGMSLSNSKVMMTKASVEPLNCSSWWPAIQCCSCLVRDATWREGFL; this is translated from the exons ATGAATACGCTCTTCAACACGACCTTTGAGACAGAGGAAGCCAGTCATCATGAGGAGTGTGTGCGCCTGCGGCCCCAGACCTACGACCTCCAAGAGAGCAACGTGCACCTCAAGCTGACCATCGTGGATGCTGTGGGCTTCGGGGATCAGATCAATAAGGATGAGAG TTACAGGCCCATAGTTGACTACATCGACGCGCAGTTTGAAAACTACCTGCAGGAGGAGCTGAAGATCCGCCGCTCACTCTTCGACTACCACGACACGAGGGTCCATGTCTGCCTCTACTTTATCACGCCCACTGGGCACTCCCTCAAGTCCCTGGATCTGGTGACCATGAAGAAACTAGACAGCAAG GTGAACATTATTCCCATCATTGCCAAGGCTGACACCATCTCCAAGAGTGAGCTCCACaagttcaagatcaagatcaTGGGCGAGCTGGTCAGCAATGGGGTTCAGATCTACCAGTTTCCCACTGATGATGAGGCTGTTGCCGAGATTAACGCAGTCATGAAC GCGCACTTGCCCTTCGCTGTGGTAGGCAGCACTGAGGAGGTGAAGGTGGGGAACAAGCTGGTCCGAGCACGGCAGTACCCATGGGGAGTGGTGCAGG TGGAGAATGAGAACCACTGTGACTTTGTGAAGCTCCGGGAGATGTTGATCAGAGTGAACATGGAGGACCTCCGAGAACAGACCCACAGTCGGCACTACGAGCTGTACCGGCGCTGCAAGCTGGAGGAGATGGGCTTCCAGGACAGCGATGGTGACAGCCAGCCCTTCAG TCTGCAGGAGACTTACGAGGCCAAGCGCAAGGAGTTCCTGAGTGAGctgcagaggaaggaggaagagatgaGGCAGATGTTCGTCAACAAAGTGAAGGAGACAGAGCTGGagctgaaggagaaggagagggag cTGCACGAGAAGTTTGAGCACCTCAAGCGGGTCCACCAGGAGGAGAAGCGCAAGGTGGAGGAGAAGCgcagggagctggaggaggagactAGCGCCTTCAACCGCAGAAAGGCCGCGGTGGAGGCCCTGCAGTCCCAGGCCTTGCACGCCACCTCGCAGCAGCCTCTGAGGAAGGACAAGGACAAGAAGAA CAGATCAGATATAGGAGTACACCAGTCGGGCATGAGCCTCTCCAACTCTAAGGTGATGATGACCAAGGCCAGTGTGGAGCCCTTGAACTGCAGCAGCTGGTGGCCCGCCATACAGTGCTGCAGCTGCCTGGTCAGGGACGCGACGTGGAGGGAAGGATTCCTCTGA
- the SEPTIN8 gene encoding septin-8 isoform X3 produces MNTLFNTTFETEEASHHEECVRLRPQTYDLQESNVHLKLTIVDAVGFGDQINKDESYRPIVDYIDAQFENYLQEELKIRRSLFDYHDTRVHVCLYFITPTGHSLKSLDLVTMKKLDSKVNIIPIIAKADTISKSELHKFKIKIMGELVSNGVQIYQFPTDDEAVAEINAVMNAHLPFAVVGSTEEVKVGNKLVRARQYPWGVVQVENENHCDFVKLREMLIRVNMEDLREQTHSRHYELYRRCKLEEMGFQDSDGDSQPFSLQETYEAKRKEFLSELQRKEEEMRQMFVNKVKETELELKEKERELHEKFEHLKRVHQEEKRKVEEKRRELEEETSAFNRRKAAVEALQSQALHATSQQPLRKDKDKKKASGWSSIYSVTIP; encoded by the exons ATGAATACGCTCTTCAACACGACCTTTGAGACAGAGGAAGCCAGTCATCATGAGGAGTGTGTGCGCCTGCGGCCCCAGACCTACGACCTCCAAGAGAGCAACGTGCACCTCAAGCTGACCATCGTGGATGCTGTGGGCTTCGGGGATCAGATCAATAAGGATGAGAG TTACAGGCCCATAGTTGACTACATCGACGCGCAGTTTGAAAACTACCTGCAGGAGGAGCTGAAGATCCGCCGCTCACTCTTCGACTACCACGACACGAGGGTCCATGTCTGCCTCTACTTTATCACGCCCACTGGGCACTCCCTCAAGTCCCTGGATCTGGTGACCATGAAGAAACTAGACAGCAAG GTGAACATTATTCCCATCATTGCCAAGGCTGACACCATCTCCAAGAGTGAGCTCCACaagttcaagatcaagatcaTGGGCGAGCTGGTCAGCAATGGGGTTCAGATCTACCAGTTTCCCACTGATGATGAGGCTGTTGCCGAGATTAACGCAGTCATGAAC GCGCACTTGCCCTTCGCTGTGGTAGGCAGCACTGAGGAGGTGAAGGTGGGGAACAAGCTGGTCCGAGCACGGCAGTACCCATGGGGAGTGGTGCAGG TGGAGAATGAGAACCACTGTGACTTTGTGAAGCTCCGGGAGATGTTGATCAGAGTGAACATGGAGGACCTCCGAGAACAGACCCACAGTCGGCACTACGAGCTGTACCGGCGCTGCAAGCTGGAGGAGATGGGCTTCCAGGACAGCGATGGTGACAGCCAGCCCTTCAG TCTGCAGGAGACTTACGAGGCCAAGCGCAAGGAGTTCCTGAGTGAGctgcagaggaaggaggaagagatgaGGCAGATGTTCGTCAACAAAGTGAAGGAGACAGAGCTGGagctgaaggagaaggagagggag cTGCACGAGAAGTTTGAGCACCTCAAGCGGGTCCACCAGGAGGAGAAGCGCAAGGTGGAGGAGAAGCgcagggagctggaggaggagactAGCGCCTTCAACCGCAGAAAGGCCGCGGTGGAGGCCCTGCAGTCCCAGGCCTTGCACGCCACCTCGCAGCAGCCTCTGAGGAAGGACAAGGACAAGAAGAA agccaGTGGCTGGTCTTCCATTTACAGTGTCACTATTCCTTGA
- the SEPTIN8 gene encoding septin-8 isoform X5, translating into MNTLFNTTFETEEASHHEECVRLRPQTYDLQESNVHLKLTIVDAVGFGDQINKDESYRPIVDYIDAQFENYLQEELKIRRSLFDYHDTRVHVCLYFITPTGHSLKSLDLVTMKKLDSKVNIIPIIAKADTISKSELHKFKIKIMGELVSNGVQIYQFPTDDEAVAEINAVMNAHLPFAVVGSTEEVKVGNKLVRARQYPWGVVQVENENHCDFVKLREMLIRVNMEDLREQTHSRHYELYRRCKLEEMGFQDSDGDSQPFSLQETYEAKRKEFLSELQRKEEEMRQMFVNKVKETELELKEKERELHEKFEHLKRVHQEEKRKVEEKRRELEEETSAFNRRKAAVEALQSQALHATSQQPLRKDKDKKN; encoded by the exons ATGAATACGCTCTTCAACACGACCTTTGAGACAGAGGAAGCCAGTCATCATGAGGAGTGTGTGCGCCTGCGGCCCCAGACCTACGACCTCCAAGAGAGCAACGTGCACCTCAAGCTGACCATCGTGGATGCTGTGGGCTTCGGGGATCAGATCAATAAGGATGAGAG TTACAGGCCCATAGTTGACTACATCGACGCGCAGTTTGAAAACTACCTGCAGGAGGAGCTGAAGATCCGCCGCTCACTCTTCGACTACCACGACACGAGGGTCCATGTCTGCCTCTACTTTATCACGCCCACTGGGCACTCCCTCAAGTCCCTGGATCTGGTGACCATGAAGAAACTAGACAGCAAG GTGAACATTATTCCCATCATTGCCAAGGCTGACACCATCTCCAAGAGTGAGCTCCACaagttcaagatcaagatcaTGGGCGAGCTGGTCAGCAATGGGGTTCAGATCTACCAGTTTCCCACTGATGATGAGGCTGTTGCCGAGATTAACGCAGTCATGAAC GCGCACTTGCCCTTCGCTGTGGTAGGCAGCACTGAGGAGGTGAAGGTGGGGAACAAGCTGGTCCGAGCACGGCAGTACCCATGGGGAGTGGTGCAGG TGGAGAATGAGAACCACTGTGACTTTGTGAAGCTCCGGGAGATGTTGATCAGAGTGAACATGGAGGACCTCCGAGAACAGACCCACAGTCGGCACTACGAGCTGTACCGGCGCTGCAAGCTGGAGGAGATGGGCTTCCAGGACAGCGATGGTGACAGCCAGCCCTTCAG TCTGCAGGAGACTTACGAGGCCAAGCGCAAGGAGTTCCTGAGTGAGctgcagaggaaggaggaagagatgaGGCAGATGTTCGTCAACAAAGTGAAGGAGACAGAGCTGGagctgaaggagaaggagagggag cTGCACGAGAAGTTTGAGCACCTCAAGCGGGTCCACCAGGAGGAGAAGCGCAAGGTGGAGGAGAAGCgcagggagctggaggaggagactAGCGCCTTCAACCGCAGAAAGGCCGCGGTGGAGGCCCTGCAGTCCCAGGCCTTGCACGCCACCTCGCAGCAGCCTCTGAGGAAGGACAAGGACAAGAAGAA ttaa
- the SEPTIN8 gene encoding septin-8 isoform X1 — MNTLFNTTFETEEASHHEECVRLRPQTYDLQESNVHLKLTIVDAVGFGDQINKDESYRPIVDYIDAQFENYLQEELKIRRSLFDYHDTRVHVCLYFITPTGHSLKSLDLVTMKKLDSKVNIIPIIAKADTISKSELHKFKIKIMGELVSNGVQIYQFPTDDEAVAEINAVMNAHLPFAVVGSTEEVKVGNKLVRARQYPWGVVQVENENHCDFVKLREMLIRVNMEDLREQTHSRHYELYRRCKLEEMGFQDSDGDSQPFSLQETYEAKRKEFLSELQRKEEEMRQMFVNKVKETELELKEKERELHEKFEHLKRVHQEEKRKVEEKRRELEEETSAFNRRKAAVEALQSQALHATSQQPLRKDKDKKKSDIGVHQSGMSLSNSKVMMTKASVEPLNCSSWWPAIQCCSCLVRDATWREGFL, encoded by the exons ATGAATACGCTCTTCAACACGACCTTTGAGACAGAGGAAGCCAGTCATCATGAGGAGTGTGTGCGCCTGCGGCCCCAGACCTACGACCTCCAAGAGAGCAACGTGCACCTCAAGCTGACCATCGTGGATGCTGTGGGCTTCGGGGATCAGATCAATAAGGATGAGAG TTACAGGCCCATAGTTGACTACATCGACGCGCAGTTTGAAAACTACCTGCAGGAGGAGCTGAAGATCCGCCGCTCACTCTTCGACTACCACGACACGAGGGTCCATGTCTGCCTCTACTTTATCACGCCCACTGGGCACTCCCTCAAGTCCCTGGATCTGGTGACCATGAAGAAACTAGACAGCAAG GTGAACATTATTCCCATCATTGCCAAGGCTGACACCATCTCCAAGAGTGAGCTCCACaagttcaagatcaagatcaTGGGCGAGCTGGTCAGCAATGGGGTTCAGATCTACCAGTTTCCCACTGATGATGAGGCTGTTGCCGAGATTAACGCAGTCATGAAC GCGCACTTGCCCTTCGCTGTGGTAGGCAGCACTGAGGAGGTGAAGGTGGGGAACAAGCTGGTCCGAGCACGGCAGTACCCATGGGGAGTGGTGCAGG TGGAGAATGAGAACCACTGTGACTTTGTGAAGCTCCGGGAGATGTTGATCAGAGTGAACATGGAGGACCTCCGAGAACAGACCCACAGTCGGCACTACGAGCTGTACCGGCGCTGCAAGCTGGAGGAGATGGGCTTCCAGGACAGCGATGGTGACAGCCAGCCCTTCAG TCTGCAGGAGACTTACGAGGCCAAGCGCAAGGAGTTCCTGAGTGAGctgcagaggaaggaggaagagatgaGGCAGATGTTCGTCAACAAAGTGAAGGAGACAGAGCTGGagctgaaggagaaggagagggag cTGCACGAGAAGTTTGAGCACCTCAAGCGGGTCCACCAGGAGGAGAAGCGCAAGGTGGAGGAGAAGCgcagggagctggaggaggagactAGCGCCTTCAACCGCAGAAAGGCCGCGGTGGAGGCCCTGCAGTCCCAGGCCTTGCACGCCACCTCGCAGCAGCCTCTGAGGAAGGACAAGGACAAGAAGAA ATCAGATATAGGAGTACACCAGTCGGGCATGAGCCTCTCCAACTCTAAGGTGATGATGACCAAGGCCAGTGTGGAGCCCTTGAACTGCAGCAGCTGGTGGCCCGCCATACAGTGCTGCAGCTGCCTGGTCAGGGACGCGACGTGGAGGGAAGGATTCCTCTGA
- the SEPTIN8 gene encoding septin-8 isoform X4: MNTLFNTTFETEEASHHEECVRLRPQTYDLQESNVHLKLTIVDAVGFGDQINKDERPIVDYIDAQFENYLQEELKIRRSLFDYHDTRVHVCLYFITPTGHSLKSLDLVTMKKLDSKVNIIPIIAKADTISKSELHKFKIKIMGELVSNGVQIYQFPTDDEAVAEINAVMNAHLPFAVVGSTEEVKVGNKLVRARQYPWGVVQVENENHCDFVKLREMLIRVNMEDLREQTHSRHYELYRRCKLEEMGFQDSDGDSQPFSLQETYEAKRKEFLSELQRKEEEMRQMFVNKVKETELELKEKERELHEKFEHLKRVHQEEKRKVEEKRRELEEETSAFNRRKAAVEALQSQALHATSQQPLRKDKDKKKASGWSSIYSVTIP, encoded by the exons ATGAATACGCTCTTCAACACGACCTTTGAGACAGAGGAAGCCAGTCATCATGAGGAGTGTGTGCGCCTGCGGCCCCAGACCTACGACCTCCAAGAGAGCAACGTGCACCTCAAGCTGACCATCGTGGATGCTGTGGGCTTCGGGGATCAGATCAATAAGGATGAGAG GCCCATAGTTGACTACATCGACGCGCAGTTTGAAAACTACCTGCAGGAGGAGCTGAAGATCCGCCGCTCACTCTTCGACTACCACGACACGAGGGTCCATGTCTGCCTCTACTTTATCACGCCCACTGGGCACTCCCTCAAGTCCCTGGATCTGGTGACCATGAAGAAACTAGACAGCAAG GTGAACATTATTCCCATCATTGCCAAGGCTGACACCATCTCCAAGAGTGAGCTCCACaagttcaagatcaagatcaTGGGCGAGCTGGTCAGCAATGGGGTTCAGATCTACCAGTTTCCCACTGATGATGAGGCTGTTGCCGAGATTAACGCAGTCATGAAC GCGCACTTGCCCTTCGCTGTGGTAGGCAGCACTGAGGAGGTGAAGGTGGGGAACAAGCTGGTCCGAGCACGGCAGTACCCATGGGGAGTGGTGCAGG TGGAGAATGAGAACCACTGTGACTTTGTGAAGCTCCGGGAGATGTTGATCAGAGTGAACATGGAGGACCTCCGAGAACAGACCCACAGTCGGCACTACGAGCTGTACCGGCGCTGCAAGCTGGAGGAGATGGGCTTCCAGGACAGCGATGGTGACAGCCAGCCCTTCAG TCTGCAGGAGACTTACGAGGCCAAGCGCAAGGAGTTCCTGAGTGAGctgcagaggaaggaggaagagatgaGGCAGATGTTCGTCAACAAAGTGAAGGAGACAGAGCTGGagctgaaggagaaggagagggag cTGCACGAGAAGTTTGAGCACCTCAAGCGGGTCCACCAGGAGGAGAAGCGCAAGGTGGAGGAGAAGCgcagggagctggaggaggagactAGCGCCTTCAACCGCAGAAAGGCCGCGGTGGAGGCCCTGCAGTCCCAGGCCTTGCACGCCACCTCGCAGCAGCCTCTGAGGAAGGACAAGGACAAGAAGAA agccaGTGGCTGGTCTTCCATTTACAGTGTCACTATTCCTTGA